The DNA region CTTCACGGCCGACGAAGTCACTGCATCGCCGGACTGGACCGGCGACGGCCGCGCGGCGGGCGCGACTGGAGCGGCAGCCTGCGGGCGTACGGCCTCCGCGGCGGCGGCCGGTGCGGCTACCGCTGGCGCCTTGGGTGCCGGTGCCGCTACGGGTACCGCAGCCGACTTGGGCGCCGCAGCCGACACAGCGGCAGCGGTCGCACGCGGCGCGGGCGCGGGGACGGCACGCGGCACGGCCGGCTGGCCACCCGGCGCACTGCCGGCGCCGACGGCCGGCTCGAACGCGAGCATCCGCAGCAGCGTCATCGTGAAGCCGGCGTATTCGTCCGGCGCGAGGCCGAGCTCCGCGCGTCCGACCGTCGCGATCTGATAGAACAACTGAACCTGCTCGGGGCTCAGCGCGTCCGCGAAGCGGCGCAGGTCGGCCGCTTCCGGCCATTCGTCGAGCACCGAGCCCGGCGCGAACTGCGCCCATGCGATCCGGTGCAGCAAGCTCGCGAGATCCTGCAGCGCGGTGGAAAACGACAGGCTGCGCAGCGACATCTCGTCGGCGATCGTGAGGATCTCCGGGCCGTTGCCGGCCGCGAGCGCATCGAGCAAGCGCACCATGTAGGTCTGGTCGAGCGCGCCGAGCATGCCGGACACCGCCGCTTCGGTCACTTCGTTCGCCGAATAGGCGATCGCCTGGTCGGTCAGCGACAGCGCATCGCGCATGCTGCCCTGCGCGGCGCGCGCGAGCAGACGCAGCGCCTGCAGCTCGAACGAAATCTGCTCTTCGCCGAGAATCCGCTCGAGATGCGACACGATGTGCCCGGCCGGCATCTGCTTCAGGTTGAACTGCAGGCAGCGCGACAGCACGGTGACGGGAATCTTCTGCGGGTCGGTCGTCGCGAGGATGAACTTGACGTGCGGCGGCGGCTCCTCGAGCGTCTTCAGCATTGCGTTGAACGCGTGGTTCGTCAGCATGTGCACTTCGTCGATCATGTAGACCTTGAAGCGCGCATCGACGGGCGCGTACACCGCGCGCTCGAGCAGCGCGGCCATCTCGTCGACGCCGCGGTTGCTCGCCGCGTCCATCTCGACGTAGTCGACGAAGCGGCCTTCGTCGATCTCGCGGCATGCGCGGCACACGCCGCACGGCTGCGACGTGACGCCGGTTTCACAGTTGAGCGCCTTCGCGAAAATCCGCGACAGCGTCGTCTTGCCGACGCCGCGGGTTCCGGTAAACAGATAGGCGTGATGGAGACGCCCGCCGTCGAGCGCGTGCGTGAGCGCCCTGACGACGTGCTCCTGGCCGACGAGCGAAGCGAAATCCTTCGGACGCCACTTGCGTGCGAGAACTTGATAGGTCATCGGGAAATTGTATCAGTAACGCTGCGTCGCGCCGACACGCGAAACGGTGCGGAGAACGGGCAACGCGCAGGAAAAACGGAGAATGACGCAGAAATAAAAAACGCCCAACGAACGGGGCGAGAGGAGAGGTGACGAGCCCAACCCTCGGCACTGGCAGAAAACGATTGTGGCTGCTTCGTTCCCGAC from Burkholderia ambifaria AMMD includes:
- a CDS encoding DNA polymerase III subunit gamma/tau, whose amino-acid sequence is MTYQVLARKWRPKDFASLVGQEHVVRALTHALDGGRLHHAYLFTGTRGVGKTTLSRIFAKALNCETGVTSQPCGVCRACREIDEGRFVDYVEMDAASNRGVDEMAALLERAVYAPVDARFKVYMIDEVHMLTNHAFNAMLKTLEEPPPHVKFILATTDPQKIPVTVLSRCLQFNLKQMPAGHIVSHLERILGEEQISFELQALRLLARAAQGSMRDALSLTDQAIAYSANEVTEAAVSGMLGALDQTYMVRLLDALAAGNGPEILTIADEMSLRSLSFSTALQDLASLLHRIAWAQFAPGSVLDEWPEAADLRRFADALSPEQVQLFYQIATVGRAELGLAPDEYAGFTMTLLRMLAFEPAVGAGSAPGGQPAVPRAVPAPAPRATAAAVSAAAPKSAAVPVAAPAPKAPAVAAPAAAAEAVRPQAAAPVAPAARPSPVQSGDAVTSSAVKPVATPAAASAEAPAAPQPQANPAPQVAPASDAPPAVRNEPEPSAAAKRVDEPAAPAVAKRVDEPAAPAVAKRIDEPAAPAEPAPRATPAAPAAPAARPSARGGAAAALDVLRNAGMRVSSDRSRADAAPKSAAAQPAADKPAPSRPAVQVPTPRAAARAPQAADTRQAPPPWEDIPPDEYVPLSADEMFGGGADDGFVPVFDSGPDDVRIAPKPAEARPSAPVDTRPLPPAIALDPIGFDGEWPALAARLPLKGVAYQLAFNSELTAVDATTLKLSVPVPQYADAAQVAKLKAALADALGKPVEVAVEVGPARRTAAALDAAARAARQREAEQEIHGDPFVQQLVRDFGARIVEGSVRPLADSAPDGAPPTLH